A genome region from Deltaproteobacteria bacterium includes the following:
- a CDS encoding crotonase/enoyl-CoA hydratase family protein, with amino-acid sequence MPAVRTERDGPVTTVILDRPAVRNAVDRDTAAALADAFRAFDADDGARVAVLWGAGGTFCSGADLKAIAVGRGNRVADDGDGPMGPTRMAMSKPVIAAVSGHAVAGGLELALWCDLRVAERSAVFGVFCRRWGVPLIDGGTVRLPRLIGLSRALDLILTGRPVSADEALAIGLVHRVVDDGQCRQAAEALARELARFPQACLRADRASAYEQAGLPLDRALAAELARGRAVLAEAVEGARRFAGGAGRHGRFDDEGAAHAEALPSDRNGSKE; translated from the coding sequence ATGCCCGCGGTGCGCACCGAGCGCGATGGCCCCGTCACCACCGTCATCCTCGATCGACCGGCCGTACGCAACGCCGTCGATCGCGACACGGCCGCGGCGCTCGCGGACGCGTTCCGCGCGTTCGACGCCGACGACGGCGCGCGCGTCGCCGTGCTGTGGGGCGCCGGCGGAACGTTCTGCTCCGGCGCCGACCTCAAGGCGATCGCCGTCGGCCGCGGCAATCGCGTCGCCGACGACGGCGACGGGCCGATGGGGCCGACGCGCATGGCGATGTCCAAGCCGGTGATTGCAGCGGTGTCCGGGCACGCGGTCGCCGGCGGTCTGGAGCTGGCGCTGTGGTGCGATTTGCGCGTGGCCGAGCGCAGCGCCGTGTTCGGCGTGTTCTGCCGGCGATGGGGCGTGCCGTTGATCGACGGCGGCACGGTGCGCCTGCCCCGGTTGATCGGCCTGTCGCGGGCGCTCGACCTCATTCTGACCGGCCGCCCGGTGTCGGCGGACGAAGCGCTGGCCATCGGCCTCGTTCACCGCGTCGTCGACGACGGTCAGTGCCGGCAGGCGGCCGAGGCGCTCGCGCGCGAGCTGGCGCGGTTTCCGCAAGCGTGCCTGCGCGCGGACCGCGCGTCCGCCTACGAGCAAGCGGGGCTCCCGCTGGACCGCGCGCTCGCCGCCGAGCTGGCGCGCGGGCGCGCCGTGCTCGCGGAGGCGGTCGAAGGTGCGCGCCGGTTCGCCGGCGGCGCCGGCCGGCACGGCCGCTTCGACGACGAGGGCGCGGCGCACGCGGAGGCACTTCCTTCCGATCGCAACGGATCGAAGGAGTAG